One genomic segment of Cystobacter ferrugineus includes these proteins:
- a CDS encoding glycoside hydrolase family 2 TIM barrel-domain containing protein: MVRSPPPPDEEPTTPAPDQNPSRRVGFDRDWKFALVNPEGITDPIGSYVNAHEPSFDDSSWRKLNVPHDWSIELDPSPGPGTTSGTGFFQGGLGWYRKTFTLPPSMAGKKISIEFDGVYMDSYVYVNGVLAGHHPYGYTAFNVDLSSRVHTDGVTPNVIAVKVQNQLPSSRWYSGSGIYRHVHLTVTDPVHVTRWGTFVTVPDLEQTVGQGYANVHVRTDVVNEGGTPKDVEVRSRVKDANGNVVAQATSHATALGSTPQRLTADLRVEHPTLWSMANPYRYTLETILVSEGKEVDTTSTRFGMRYFRLDSNEGFSLNGEYTKIQGVDLHHDLGALGAAVNRDALVRQMTIMKSMGVNALRTSHNPPAPELVDICEEMGIVMMVEAFDCWRTGKNPYDYGRFFDEHSDADIKEMVNAAKNSPAVIMWSIGNEIPDSTSEAGLAMAQRLVDDIKSIDTSRPIVIGSDKYRSVPAPTSPAARILGLLDGLGLNYNTAKSVDGLRAAFPGKFLFESESSSETSTRGVYQDPHLLNTGENYTPGKRGTSSYDNNLASWTMSGEYGLKKDRDRKFFAGQFLWSGIDYIGEPTPYDVYPVKASFFGAVDTAGFPKDMYYLFKSQWTQEPMVHLLPMNWTDHEPGQPVAVWAYANVDTVELFLNSQSLGERKFSHKKTLEGRAYLETTEATGDDKTFTSGPFPGSYTSPNGSAGKLHLSWSVPFAPGELVAVAKKDGVEVARDVLRTAGAPNTLRLTPDKNVITADGKSLVFVTVEVVDANGVMVPSAANLIHFQVTGGALVGADNGRQESAENYKASSRTAFNGKALVIIQSGVTPGPITVTASSDGLNPGSMTIASEGGSGSVDGAAVTVANAGPARSAKAAPPADSGTPTADASFSGSPQTVPAAMLDGNKASGGWSNFYEKAATALLPAVSSANASDWVSLKWPQARSLDSVTAWFTTGAKHVLPASLVVTYWDGKGYVPVSHLSISWASASNQPTVISFDPVQTTELRLEMTSPSPDSAAGFLQISELEVPGGR; this comes from the coding sequence GTGGTCCGGTCGCCGCCCCCGCCGGACGAAGAGCCCACGACCCCCGCCCCGGATCAGAACCCCAGCAGGCGCGTGGGTTTTGACAGGGATTGGAAGTTCGCCCTGGTCAATCCCGAGGGAATCACCGACCCGATCGGTTCCTATGTGAACGCGCACGAGCCGTCCTTCGATGACTCGTCGTGGAGGAAGCTGAATGTTCCTCACGACTGGAGCATCGAGCTGGACCCCAGCCCGGGGCCGGGGACTACCAGTGGGACAGGCTTCTTTCAGGGGGGCTTGGGCTGGTACCGGAAGACATTCACCCTGCCTCCGTCCATGGCGGGAAAGAAGATCTCCATCGAATTCGATGGCGTGTACATGGACTCCTACGTCTATGTGAATGGTGTGCTGGCGGGTCATCACCCCTATGGGTACACCGCCTTCAACGTGGACCTGTCCTCCCGGGTGCATACGGATGGGGTGACGCCCAACGTCATCGCCGTGAAGGTCCAGAACCAGCTTCCGAGCAGCCGGTGGTACTCCGGCAGTGGCATCTACCGGCACGTCCACCTGACGGTGACCGACCCCGTCCACGTGACGCGCTGGGGCACCTTCGTCACCGTCCCGGACCTCGAGCAGACGGTGGGGCAGGGCTACGCGAACGTGCACGTGCGGACCGACGTGGTCAACGAGGGCGGCACACCCAAGGACGTGGAGGTCCGCTCCCGGGTGAAGGACGCCAACGGGAACGTCGTGGCGCAGGCCACGTCACACGCCACCGCGCTGGGCTCGACGCCCCAGCGGCTCACCGCCGACCTCCGGGTCGAGCACCCCACGCTCTGGTCGATGGCGAATCCCTACCGCTACACCCTGGAAACCATCCTCGTCTCCGAGGGGAAGGAGGTTGACACCACCTCCACCCGCTTCGGCATGCGCTATTTCCGGCTCGACTCCAACGAGGGCTTCTCGCTCAACGGCGAGTACACGAAGATCCAGGGAGTCGATCTGCACCATGATCTCGGCGCGCTGGGGGCGGCCGTCAACCGCGACGCCCTGGTGCGGCAGATGACGATCATGAAGAGCATGGGGGTCAACGCCCTCAGGACCTCGCACAACCCGCCCGCTCCCGAACTGGTCGACATCTGCGAGGAGATGGGCATCGTCATGATGGTGGAGGCCTTCGACTGCTGGAGGACCGGGAAGAACCCGTATGACTACGGGCGCTTCTTCGATGAGCATAGCGATGCCGACATCAAGGAGATGGTGAACGCCGCCAAGAATTCTCCCGCGGTCATCATGTGGTCCATTGGCAACGAGATTCCGGATTCGACCTCGGAGGCGGGTCTGGCGATGGCCCAGCGGCTGGTCGATGACATCAAGTCCATCGACACCTCTCGGCCCATCGTCATCGGCTCGGACAAATACCGGAGCGTGCCTGCTCCGACGTCGCCGGCCGCGCGGATCCTCGGGCTGCTGGATGGCCTGGGCCTGAACTACAACACGGCGAAGTCCGTGGATGGGCTCCGGGCCGCGTTTCCGGGCAAGTTCCTCTTCGAGTCGGAGTCCTCGTCGGAGACGTCCACCCGAGGCGTGTACCAGGACCCCCACCTGCTGAACACCGGTGAGAACTACACCCCGGGCAAGCGGGGCACGTCCTCCTACGACAACAACCTGGCCTCCTGGACCATGAGCGGGGAGTACGGCCTGAAGAAGGACCGGGACCGGAAGTTCTTCGCCGGCCAGTTCCTCTGGTCCGGTATCGACTACATCGGCGAGCCGACCCCGTATGACGTCTATCCCGTGAAGGCCTCGTTCTTCGGCGCTGTGGACACGGCCGGCTTCCCCAAGGACATGTATTACCTCTTCAAGAGCCAGTGGACCCAGGAGCCCATGGTCCATCTGCTCCCCATGAACTGGACGGACCACGAGCCGGGCCAGCCCGTGGCCGTCTGGGCCTATGCCAATGTCGACACCGTGGAGCTGTTCCTGAACAGCCAGTCCCTGGGCGAGCGGAAGTTCAGCCACAAGAAGACCCTGGAGGGCCGGGCGTATCTGGAGACGACCGAGGCCACCGGTGACGACAAGACGTTCACCTCGGGGCCCTTTCCGGGCAGCTACACGAGTCCCAATGGCAGTGCGGGCAAGCTGCACCTGTCCTGGAGCGTGCCGTTCGCGCCGGGAGAGCTGGTGGCGGTCGCCAAGAAGGACGGCGTGGAGGTGGCCCGGGACGTGCTGCGGACCGCCGGGGCGCCGAACACCTTGAGGCTGACGCCGGACAAGAATGTCATCACCGCGGACGGCAAGTCCCTGGTGTTCGTGACGGTCGAGGTCGTGGACGCGAATGGGGTGATGGTTCCCAGCGCCGCGAACCTGATCCACTTCCAGGTGACGGGCGGAGCCCTGGTGGGCGCCGACAACGGGCGTCAGGAGAGCGCGGAGAACTACAAGGCCTCTTCCCGGACGGCCTTCAACGGCAAGGCGCTGGTCATCATCCAGTCCGGCGTCACTCCCGGGCCCATCACCGTCACCGCGTCCTCGGACGGGCTGAATCCGGGCTCCATGACGATTGCCTCCGAGGGCGGGAGTGGTTCCGTGGATGGCGCCGCGGTGACGGTGGCAAACGCGGGCCCGGCCAGGAGCGCGAAGGCCGCGCCGCCAGCGGATTCGGGAACACCCACCGCCGACGCGAGCTTCTCGGGCTCTCCCCAGACGGTGCCCGCGGCGATGCTCGACGGGAACAAGGCCTCGGGGGGCTGGTCGAACTTCTATGAGAAGGCGGCCACCGCGCTCCTGCCCGCGGTGAGCTCGGCCAATGCATCGGACTGGGTTTCGCTCAAGTGGCCCCAGGCGCGCTCCCTCGATTCCGTGACGGCCTGGTTCACGACCGGCGCGAAGCACGTGCTGCCCGCCTCTCTCGTGGTCACCTATTGGGACGGCAAGGGCTACGTGCCGGTCTCTCACCTCTCCATCTCCTGGGCGTCTGCGTCGAACCAGCCCACGGTGATCTCCTTCGATCCGGTGCAGACCACCGAGCTGCGGCTGGAGATGACGAGCCCCTCTCCAGATTCCGCTGCGGGCTTCCTGCAGATCTCCGAACTCGAGGTGCCGGGGGGCCGCTGA